A window of Psychroflexus sp. ALD_RP9 contains these coding sequences:
- a CDS encoding DUF4625 domain-containing protein, which yields MKNLNKILSLAIIAMLTFACSDDDDALDAQAPVIELMEPAVNSEFEPGEMLHIHAEITDDVQLSSYRIDIHFGGDGHTHRPVANAEMGYMEWSYDETGTISGTSHSLEKDIEIPHHIMHDGVEHEIEAGEYHIGIFIIDATGNETELFRTIEVHHHAEGGGHDHG from the coding sequence ATGAAAAATTTAAATAAAATATTATCTCTCGCAATTATTGCAATGTTAACATTTGCTTGCTCTGATGATGACGATGCACTTGATGCACAAGCACCTGTTATTGAACTTATGGAACCAGCTGTAAACTCAGAATTTGAGCCTGGTGAAATGCTACACATCCATGCAGAAATTACTGACGATGTACAACTGTCATCGTATAGAATTGATATTCACTTTGGTGGCGACGGCCATACACACCGACCAGTTGCCAATGCAGAAATGGGATACATGGAATGGAGTTATGATGAAACAGGAACAATTTCAGGTACTTCACATTCTTTAGAAAAAGATATCGAAATTCCACATCACATCATGCATGATGGCGTTGAACATGAAATAGAAGCTGGAGAATACCACATCGGTATTTTTATTATCGATGCAACAGGTAATGAAACAGAACTCTTTAGAACCATTGAAGTTCACCACCATGCTGAAGGCGGCGGCCATGACCATGGTTAA